From Lysobacter auxotrophicus, the proteins below share one genomic window:
- a CDS encoding nitric-oxide reductase large subunit, giving the protein MNSTRKLWVGLATLLIASFAVLLWVGSEIHRQSPPMPERVVGPHDELIFTRSDIETGRQVWQSIGGQQLGSIWGHGGYVAPDWSADWLHREAEAVMDVWAKREAGVDSYKKLPADVRASYQARVQALMRPNTYEEGSGTIRLDADRVAAIANVAQHYTSLFGNDPATAELREAYAMRNDTVPEAEHRRKLTAFYWWTSWAAVTQRPGSDITYTANWPADELVGNKPTTGAFVWTVFSVLFLIAGIALLGWHYAVNHGEEIAPSLPRTDPLASIKVTPSMKATAKYFWVVIALFLTQILLGAITAHYQVEGQQAYGFALADVLPYALTRTWHTQLAVLWIATAWLGMGLYIGPAISGHEPKFQRLGVNLLWVCLLVIVVGAFAGQWLAVMQKLGLERNFWFGHQGWEYVDLGRFWQWFLFIGLGLWLTLVGRSLWPAIRNGGESRSIVVLLFLSTVAIGLFYAAGLMWGEHTSLSMVEYWRWWVVHLWVEGFFEVFAVAVMSFLFTRLGLLQVKTATIAVLFATIVFMAGGVLGTLHHLYFTGTPTAVIALGASFSALEVVPLAYVGFEAYHSYKMGKATPWMQRYRWPIMFFIAVAFWNLVGAGLFGFLINPPLSLYYMQGLNLTATHGHTALFGVYGMLGIGLMLFCLRGLKPDVEWNEKVLRTSFWALNIGLSGMAAFTLLPLGILQLNAALKHGYWYARSAEFMQQPIVDLLVWMRVPADTIFSVGALALAWFVFRLWVAPRRVAANAAEPVRA; this is encoded by the coding sequence ATGAATTCGACCCGAAAGTTGTGGGTGGGGCTGGCGACCCTGCTCATCGCTTCGTTCGCCGTCCTGCTATGGGTCGGCAGCGAAATCCACCGACAGTCGCCACCGATGCCCGAGCGGGTGGTCGGGCCGCATGACGAGCTGATCTTCACCCGCAGCGACATCGAAACCGGCCGCCAGGTGTGGCAGTCGATCGGTGGCCAGCAGCTGGGCTCCATCTGGGGCCACGGCGGCTACGTCGCACCGGACTGGAGCGCCGACTGGCTGCATCGCGAAGCCGAGGCCGTCATGGACGTCTGGGCGAAGCGCGAGGCGGGCGTCGACAGCTACAAGAAGCTGCCGGCCGACGTGCGCGCGTCGTATCAGGCCCGCGTGCAGGCGTTGATGCGGCCCAATACGTACGAGGAAGGCAGCGGCACGATCCGCCTGGATGCCGACCGCGTCGCGGCCATCGCCAACGTCGCGCAGCACTACACCAGCCTGTTCGGCAACGATCCGGCGACCGCTGAACTGCGCGAAGCCTATGCGATGCGCAACGACACGGTTCCCGAGGCCGAACATCGCCGCAAGCTGACCGCGTTCTACTGGTGGACCTCGTGGGCGGCGGTGACGCAGCGCCCGGGTTCGGACATCACCTACACGGCGAACTGGCCGGCGGACGAGCTGGTCGGCAACAAGCCCACCACCGGCGCGTTCGTGTGGACGGTCTTCAGCGTGCTGTTCCTGATCGCCGGCATCGCGCTGCTGGGCTGGCACTACGCGGTGAACCACGGCGAGGAGATCGCGCCGAGCCTGCCCAGGACCGACCCGCTGGCGTCCATCAAGGTCACGCCGTCGATGAAGGCCACCGCCAAGTACTTCTGGGTGGTGATCGCGCTGTTCCTCACGCAGATCCTGCTGGGCGCGATCACCGCCCACTACCAGGTCGAAGGCCAGCAGGCCTACGGCTTCGCGCTCGCCGACGTGCTGCCGTACGCATTGACGCGCACCTGGCACACGCAGCTGGCGGTGTTGTGGATCGCCACCGCGTGGCTCGGCATGGGCCTGTACATCGGGCCGGCGATTTCGGGCCATGAGCCGAAATTCCAGCGCCTGGGCGTCAACCTGCTGTGGGTGTGCCTGCTGGTCATCGTGGTCGGCGCATTCGCCGGACAGTGGCTCGCCGTGATGCAGAAGCTCGGGCTGGAACGCAATTTCTGGTTCGGCCACCAGGGCTGGGAATACGTCGACCTGGGCCGTTTCTGGCAGTGGTTCCTCTTCATCGGGCTCGGGCTGTGGCTGACGCTGGTGGGCCGCTCGCTGTGGCCGGCGATCCGCAATGGCGGCGAGTCGCGTTCCATCGTGGTCCTGCTGTTCCTGTCCACCGTCGCCATCGGCCTGTTCTACGCGGCCGGCCTGATGTGGGGCGAGCACACCTCGCTGTCGATGGTCGAGTACTGGCGCTGGTGGGTCGTGCACCTGTGGGTGGAAGGCTTCTTCGAGGTCTTCGCGGTCGCGGTGATGTCCTTCCTGTTCACGCGCCTGGGCCTGCTGCAGGTGAAGACGGCGACCATCGCGGTGCTGTTCGCGACCATCGTCTTCATGGCCGGCGGCGTGCTCGGCACGCTGCACCATCTGTACTTCACCGGCACGCCGACGGCGGTCATCGCGCTGGGTGCGAGCTTCTCCGCGCTGGAAGTGGTGCCGCTGGCCTACGTCGGCTTCGAGGCCTACCACAGCTACAAGATGGGCAAGGCGACGCCGTGGATGCAGCGTTACCGCTGGCCGATCATGTTCTTCATCGCGGTGGCGTTCTGGAACCTGGTGGGCGCCGGCCTGTTCGGCTTCCTGATCAACCCGCCGCTGTCGCTGTACTACATGCAGGGCCTGAACCTCACCGCGACGCACGGCCACACCGCGCTGTTCGGCGTGTACGGCATGCTCGGCATCGGCCTGATGCTGTTCTGCCTGCGCGGCCTGAAACCCGACGTCGAGTGGAACGAAAAGGTGCTGCGCACCAGCTTCTGGGCACTGAACATCGGCCTGAGCGGCATGGCCGCCTTCACGCTGCTTCCGCTGGGCATCCTGCAACTCAACGCCGCGCTCAAGCACGGTTACTGGTACGCGCGCTCGGCGGAGTTCATGCAGCAGCCGATCGTCGACCTGCTGGTGTGGATGCGCGTTCCGGCGGACACGATCTTCAGCGTCGGCGCCCTCGCGCTGGCCTGGTTCGTCTTCCGCCTCTGGGTGGCGCCGCGGCGAGTGGCGGCCAACGCGGCGGAGCCGGTCCGGGCCTGA
- the ubiU gene encoding ubiquinone anaerobic biosynthesis protein UbiU, giving the protein MQLVCPAGNLPALCAAIDAGADAVYLGFRDQTNARAFPGLNFSDAEIRQGIAYARARGRSVYVALNTYPDSARLSHWHRAVDTAAELGVDAIIAAEMAVLDYACRNHPALPRHLSVQGSATTAPALRYAHERFGIARAVLPRVLSVQQVERLCQTAPVPLEVFAFGSLCIMVEGRCQLSSYVTGASPNRHGVCSPAKFVRWEEHAGGTRSVRLNDVLIDRFEPEEPAAYPTVCKGRYGVGGEVFHALEEPTSLNTLELIPRLAQAGVAALKIEGRQRGAAYVDAVTRTWRAALDRHRDAPAEWTPQAQWQSTLSSHAEGHQTTLGPYHRAWH; this is encoded by the coding sequence ATGCAACTCGTCTGCCCCGCCGGCAACCTGCCGGCGTTATGCGCGGCCATCGATGCCGGCGCCGACGCGGTCTATCTCGGCTTCCGCGACCAGACCAACGCCCGCGCATTCCCCGGCCTGAACTTCAGCGACGCGGAAATCCGCCAGGGCATCGCGTATGCGCGGGCACGCGGGCGCAGCGTCTACGTCGCCCTGAACACCTACCCCGACAGCGCACGCCTGTCGCACTGGCATCGCGCGGTGGACACCGCGGCGGAGCTGGGCGTGGACGCGATCATCGCCGCCGAAATGGCGGTGCTCGACTACGCATGCCGCAACCATCCTGCGCTGCCCCGGCACCTGTCCGTGCAGGGCTCGGCGACGACCGCGCCGGCGCTGCGCTATGCGCACGAACGCTTCGGCATCGCGCGCGCGGTGCTGCCGCGCGTGCTGTCCGTGCAGCAGGTCGAACGCCTCTGCCAAACCGCGCCGGTCCCGCTGGAAGTGTTCGCGTTCGGCAGCCTGTGCATCATGGTCGAAGGCCGCTGCCAGCTGTCCAGTTACGTTACCGGCGCCTCGCCGAACCGCCACGGCGTATGTTCGCCGGCGAAGTTCGTGCGATGGGAAGAGCACGCCGGCGGCACGCGCAGCGTGCGGCTCAACGACGTGCTGATCGACCGCTTCGAACCGGAGGAACCGGCCGCGTACCCGACCGTCTGCAAGGGCCGCTACGGCGTCGGCGGCGAGGTCTTCCACGCGCTGGAAGAACCCACCAGCCTCAACACGCTCGAACTCATCCCGCGCCTCGCGCAGGCCGGCGTCGCGGCGCTGAAGATCGAAGGCCGCCAGCGCGGCGCGGCGTACGTCGACGCCGTCACGCGCACCTGGCGCGCGGCGCTGGATCGCCATCGCGACGCGCCGGCCGAGTGGACGCCACAGGCGCAGTGGCAATCCACGTTGTCCTCCCACGCCGAAGGTCACCAGACCACGCTCGGCCCCTACCACCGCGCGTGGCACTGA
- a CDS encoding NnrS family protein: MLQKTADTSLSPRRLAHAPHRLMFFIGAGNVLLAMLWWALWLVSTRWPDAFALAPPPVPAGWLHAFVMQYLVLPSFIFGFLLTTFPRWMGLPDLSRWHYLPVGAGLMGGQLATLVGACGWEVGFFVGLLMAAAGWTAGVVILGTQLTREKGTTWHARSCFAALLLGWIGLLSFVAFVLGASPMWAMASIKLGTVGLLLPVYVTVAHRMFPFFAGNAVPGYKPWRPMAWLAIVWALLLAHLVLELTHAYAWLWLADVPLLGASAFALWRWWPRGRMPGLLAVLFIGTAWLPITFALYSAQSVLYATTGVFELGRAPAHAMFIGFFGSLLVAMVTRVTQGHSGRPLVMPPVAWFAFVAVQGVAAMRVVAELAPDAYAWHVAAAIGWLVAFVPWVARLGRIYLAPRADGKPG, translated from the coding sequence ATGCTCCAGAAAACCGCCGACACCTCGCTGTCTCCCCGCCGGCTCGCGCATGCGCCGCACCGCCTGATGTTCTTCATCGGCGCGGGCAACGTGCTGCTGGCGATGCTCTGGTGGGCGCTGTGGCTGGTGTCCACGCGATGGCCCGATGCCTTCGCCCTGGCGCCGCCGCCGGTGCCGGCGGGCTGGCTGCACGCGTTCGTGATGCAGTACCTCGTGCTGCCGAGTTTCATCTTCGGCTTCCTGCTCACCACGTTTCCGCGCTGGATGGGGCTGCCGGACCTGTCTCGGTGGCATTACCTGCCGGTCGGCGCGGGGTTGATGGGCGGGCAACTGGCGACCCTGGTCGGCGCGTGCGGCTGGGAAGTCGGCTTCTTCGTCGGTCTGTTGATGGCCGCGGCGGGGTGGACCGCCGGCGTGGTGATCCTGGGTACTCAACTGACGAGGGAAAAAGGCACGACGTGGCACGCGCGCTCGTGCTTCGCCGCGCTGCTGCTGGGCTGGATCGGGCTGCTGTCGTTCGTCGCGTTCGTGCTTGGCGCCTCGCCGATGTGGGCGATGGCGAGCATCAAGCTCGGCACCGTCGGGCTGTTGCTGCCGGTGTACGTGACGGTCGCGCACCGGATGTTCCCGTTCTTCGCCGGCAACGCGGTGCCGGGCTACAAGCCGTGGCGCCCGATGGCGTGGCTGGCGATCGTGTGGGCGCTGCTGCTGGCGCACCTCGTGCTGGAACTCACGCACGCGTACGCGTGGCTGTGGCTCGCCGACGTCCCGCTGCTCGGCGCAAGCGCCTTCGCGCTGTGGCGCTGGTGGCCGCGCGGCCGCATGCCGGGGCTGCTGGCGGTGCTGTTCATCGGCACCGCATGGCTGCCGATCACCTTCGCCCTGTATTCGGCGCAGAGCGTGCTGTACGCGACGACGGGCGTGTTCGAACTCGGGCGCGCGCCGGCGCACGCCATGTTCATCGGCTTCTTCGGCAGCCTGCTGGTGGCGATGGTCACGCGCGTGACGCAGGGGCACTCGGGCCGGCCGCTGGTGATGCCGCCGGTGGCGTGGTTCGCCTTCGTCGCGGTGCAGGGGGTGGCGGCGATGCGCGTCGTCGCCGAACTCGCGCCGGATGCCTACGCATGGCACGTCGCGGCGGCGATCGGCTGGCTCGTGGCCTTCGTCCCGTGGGTTGCGCGGCTGGGCCGCATCTACCTGGCGCCGCGCGCCGACGGCAAGCCGGGCTGA
- the nadA gene encoding quinolinate synthase NadA encodes MPCIEVTMHLPWVDAIAHLKKSRGAVIMAHSYQSPEIFHGVADVTGDSLALAQAAATCDADTIVLCGVHFMAETAKILAPHRTVLIPDLEAGCSLAASITADDVRALRARHPGAPVVTYVNTSAAVKAESDACCTSANAVQVVRAIGADKVIFLPDRFLGAHVASQVDDVELVLWDGRCEVHETFTVQQARHARERFDAALVAHPECPPDVQAEADFVGSTTAMGAWLEKARPQRVALITECSMADNLRVRFPDVEFIKPCNLCPHMKRITLPSIHACLKELRHEVTVPPDVAARARRALQRMLDIGRAERV; translated from the coding sequence ATGCCGTGCATCGAGGTGACGATGCACCTGCCGTGGGTCGACGCGATCGCGCACCTGAAGAAATCGCGCGGCGCGGTGATCATGGCGCACAGCTACCAGTCGCCGGAAATCTTCCACGGCGTGGCCGACGTCACCGGCGATTCGCTGGCGCTCGCGCAGGCCGCGGCGACCTGCGACGCCGACACCATCGTGCTGTGCGGCGTCCATTTCATGGCCGAAACGGCGAAGATCCTCGCGCCGCATCGCACCGTGCTGATTCCCGACCTGGAAGCCGGCTGCTCGCTCGCGGCGTCGATCACCGCCGACGACGTGCGTGCGCTGCGTGCGCGGCATCCGGGCGCGCCGGTGGTCACCTACGTCAACACGTCCGCCGCCGTGAAGGCCGAATCCGACGCGTGCTGCACCTCGGCCAACGCCGTGCAGGTGGTGCGCGCGATAGGCGCGGACAAGGTGATCTTCCTGCCGGACCGCTTCCTCGGCGCGCACGTCGCCTCGCAGGTGGACGACGTCGAGCTGGTGCTGTGGGACGGCCGCTGCGAAGTGCACGAGACCTTCACCGTGCAGCAGGCGCGGCACGCGCGCGAACGCTTCGACGCGGCGCTCGTCGCGCATCCCGAATGCCCGCCGGACGTGCAGGCGGAAGCCGATTTTGTCGGTTCCACTACGGCGATGGGCGCATGGCTGGAGAAGGCCCGGCCGCAGCGCGTGGCGCTGATCACCGAATGCTCGATGGCCGACAACCTGCGCGTGCGCTTTCCCGACGTCGAGTTCATCAAGCCGTGCAATCTGTGCCCGCACATGAAGCGCATCACGCTGCCGAGCATCCACGCGTGCCTGAAGGAACTGCGACACGAGGTGACGGTGCCGCCCGACGTGGCCGCCCGTGCACGCCGGGCGCTGCAACGCATGCTCGACATCGGCCGGGCGGAACGCGTGTGA
- a CDS encoding U32 family peptidase, with product MQLTLGPLQYFWPRERTLAFYREAAHWPLHTIYLGETVCSKRRELRTRDWIALAEELAAADRGVVLSSLALIEAESELGALQRLVDHGRFWIEANDLSAVQLCRERGVPFVAGPSLNVYNHAALAMLMRDGLRRWVPGVEQGRVLIDELLCALDAEGVARPQVEVVAWGRLPLSYSARCFTARALDVGKDQCGFRCIEHPDGLPLSTREGRPFLRINGIQVQGEEVTDLSPELPALRDLRVDLLRLYPQADGMQAVIGHFVEALAAQTPVAPIGQRNGYWHGDPGMSGVAARA from the coding sequence ATGCAACTGACGTTGGGCCCACTGCAGTATTTCTGGCCGCGCGAACGCACGCTGGCCTTCTATCGCGAAGCCGCGCATTGGCCGCTGCACACGATCTACCTGGGCGAAACCGTCTGCAGCAAGCGGCGCGAGCTGCGCACACGCGACTGGATCGCGCTCGCGGAGGAACTCGCCGCGGCCGATCGCGGCGTCGTGCTGTCGTCGCTGGCGTTGATCGAGGCCGAGTCGGAACTCGGCGCGCTGCAACGACTGGTCGATCACGGCCGTTTCTGGATCGAAGCGAACGACCTGTCCGCCGTGCAGCTGTGCCGCGAACGCGGCGTGCCCTTCGTCGCCGGGCCGAGCCTCAACGTCTACAACCACGCGGCGCTGGCGATGCTGATGCGCGACGGCCTGCGTCGCTGGGTGCCGGGCGTCGAACAGGGGCGCGTGCTCATCGACGAACTGCTGTGCGCGCTCGATGCCGAGGGCGTGGCGCGACCGCAGGTGGAAGTCGTCGCGTGGGGCCGCCTGCCGTTGTCGTACTCGGCGCGCTGCTTCACCGCGCGTGCGCTGGACGTGGGCAAGGACCAGTGCGGCTTCCGCTGCATCGAACATCCCGACGGCCTGCCGCTGTCCACGCGCGAAGGCCGCCCGTTCCTGCGCATCAACGGCATCCAGGTGCAGGGCGAGGAAGTCACCGACCTCAGCCCGGAACTGCCCGCCTTGCGCGATCTGCGCGTGGATCTGCTGCGGCTGTATCCGCAGGCCGACGGCATGCAGGCGGTGATCGGACATTTCGTCGAAGCGCTCGCCGCGCAAACGCCGGTCGCGCCGATCGGGCAGCGTAACGGCTACTGGCATGGCGATCCGGGAATGAGCGGCGTGGCCGCGCGCGCCTGA
- a CDS encoding helix-turn-helix domain-containing protein, whose product MSSGIVFPRTDSSIIADDGDSLTFCSTCAFSQACLSEGMDKSALMDLHVLVEHVGPLHAGEHVFREGDAFGAIAAVRAGTVKTYMLDSDGREQVLGFHLPGEVIGLNAVHDDRYPCNAVALDTVMLCRFSFPRIAMLATRLPNLQRHLFRLMSRDIGVASLFAGDHSADERMAAFLIGFSRRLAQRGFSPRRFQLTMSRTDIANYLRQAPETVSRVLRRFERDGLVSIKQRDVEILDMARLEAIALTVLRH is encoded by the coding sequence ATGAGTTCCGGGATCGTTTTTCCACGCACCGATTCATCGATCATCGCCGACGACGGCGACTCGCTGACCTTCTGTTCCACCTGCGCGTTCTCGCAGGCGTGCCTGTCCGAAGGCATGGACAAGAGCGCGCTGATGGACCTGCACGTGCTGGTCGAGCACGTCGGCCCGCTGCACGCGGGCGAACACGTGTTCCGCGAAGGCGACGCGTTCGGCGCGATCGCCGCGGTGCGCGCAGGCACGGTGAAGACCTACATGCTCGATTCGGACGGACGCGAGCAGGTGCTCGGGTTCCATCTGCCGGGCGAGGTGATCGGGCTCAACGCCGTGCACGACGACCGCTATCCGTGCAACGCGGTGGCGCTCGACACGGTGATGCTGTGCCGGTTCTCGTTCCCGCGCATCGCGATGCTCGCCACGCGGCTGCCGAACCTGCAGCGTCACCTGTTCCGGCTGATGAGCCGCGACATCGGCGTGGCGTCGCTGTTCGCCGGCGATCATTCCGCCGACGAGCGCATGGCGGCCTTCCTGATCGGTTTCTCGCGCCGCCTCGCGCAGCGCGGGTTTTCGCCCAGGCGCTTCCAGCTCACGATGTCGCGCACCGACATCGCCAACTACCTGCGCCAGGCGCCGGAAACCGTGAGCCGCGTGCTGCGCCGGTTCGAGCGCGACGGCCTGGTGTCCATCAAGCAGCGGGACGTCGAGATCCTCGACATGGCGCGGCTTGAGGCGATCGCGCTGACCGTGCTGCGGCACTGA
- a CDS encoding DUF2249 domain-containing protein, which produces MREATATLDLRHLAPPGPMERILAAVETLAPGDYLDALTPLYPSPLLAILQADGFDTQVVAIDDGFRVRIARAAYDEQGRGCGGT; this is translated from the coding sequence ATGCGCGAGGCGACCGCCACGCTGGACCTGCGCCACCTGGCGCCGCCGGGACCGATGGAACGCATCCTCGCGGCCGTCGAGACGCTGGCGCCCGGCGACTACCTCGACGCACTGACGCCGCTGTATCCGTCGCCATTGCTGGCGATCCTGCAGGCGGACGGTTTCGACACGCAGGTCGTGGCGATCGATGACGGTTTCCGCGTGCGCATCGCCCGCGCGGCGTACGACGAACAGGGCAGGGGTTGCGGCGGCACGTGA
- the ubiT gene encoding ubiquinone anaerobic biosynthesis accessory factor UbiT has translation MIRIASAPHVARFALHGARIGIDRVDDAMIVLLAARRRLVAAVAPAKRALNVPVRDIVREAQVHERARRLAGRLNLPLASADHLMQTLVGDACQQQANEGATTQPERAPRSPLRLLPPPRYWRLPLSLVPASVRDAIAVRVLSRALADSLDADDLSVVAHRRLGIEVTDLHLRWVLELRDGRLHRTSGPAESIVHGTATDLLLLSSRQEDADTLFFQRRLKLTGDVELGLTVRNLLDRLPWDTLPLAVRIPLHRVARTLRDARAAHLATGAAS, from the coding sequence ATGATCCGCATCGCCTCGGCGCCGCACGTAGCGCGTTTCGCGCTGCACGGCGCACGCATCGGCATCGACCGCGTCGACGACGCGATGATCGTGCTCCTCGCCGCGCGCCGGCGACTGGTGGCCGCGGTGGCGCCGGCCAAGCGCGCGCTCAACGTCCCGGTTCGCGACATCGTGCGCGAAGCGCAGGTGCACGAACGCGCGCGTAGGCTCGCCGGCCGGCTCAATCTTCCGCTCGCGTCGGCGGATCACCTGATGCAAACGCTGGTCGGCGACGCCTGCCAGCAGCAGGCCAATGAGGGCGCGACGACACAACCCGAACGCGCGCCGCGTTCGCCGCTGCGGCTGCTCCCGCCGCCGCGCTACTGGCGGCTGCCGCTGTCGCTGGTGCCGGCGTCCGTGCGCGACGCGATCGCCGTACGCGTGCTGTCCAGGGCCCTGGCCGATTCGCTCGATGCCGACGATCTCTCCGTCGTCGCGCATCGGCGACTCGGCATCGAGGTGACCGACCTGCATCTGCGCTGGGTCCTCGAACTGCGCGACGGTCGGCTGCATCGGACGAGCGGGCCCGCCGAATCCATCGTGCACGGCACCGCGACCGACCTGCTGCTGCTCAGCAGCCGGCAGGAGGACGCGGACACGTTGTTCTTCCAGCGCCGGTTGAAGCTCACCGGCGACGTGGAACTCGGCCTGACCGTGCGCAACCTGCTCGACCGCCTGCCTTGGGACACGCTGCCGCTCGCGGTCCGCATCCCGTTGCATCGCGTCGCGCGCACGCTGCGCGACGCCCGTGCGGCGCACCTCGCGACAGGCGCCGCATCGTGA
- a CDS encoding SirB2 family protein: MIEFYPQIKLVHIAAIACSGALFFLRGASALAGMRWPMAAPVRYLSYTIDTVLLTAAMMLLTILPGALFANGWLLVKVALVVAYVVLGILAMRSRRTGMRVAMFVLALLTYAQIYAIARAHHPLGALYLWT, from the coding sequence ATGATCGAGTTCTATCCGCAGATCAAGCTGGTGCACATCGCGGCGATCGCGTGCAGCGGCGCGCTGTTCTTCCTGCGCGGCGCCTCCGCGCTGGCGGGCATGCGCTGGCCGATGGCCGCGCCGGTGCGCTACCTCAGCTACACCATCGACACCGTGCTGCTCACCGCCGCGATGATGCTGCTGACCATCCTGCCGGGCGCGTTGTTCGCCAACGGCTGGCTGCTGGTGAAGGTGGCGCTGGTGGTCGCCTACGTCGTGCTCGGCATCCTCGCGATGCGGTCGCGGCGCACCGGTATGCGCGTCGCGATGTTCGTCCTGGCGTTGCTGACGTACGCGCAGATCTATGCGATCGCGCGTGCGCACCATCCGCTGGGCGCGCTGTATTTGTGGACATGA
- a CDS encoding L-aspartate oxidase, giving the protein MTRPATPPVVVVGAGVAGLSVALSAAPREVVLLDPGEAGSSRLAQGGIAAALAAGDSVRAHVADTLQAGAFHNDEALAWSVVGAAPDAVAWLQIMGVAFDRDDHGLQLGREGGHGAHRIVHAGGDRTGERVVAALQGRAARAGHVEWRTGVQVDGLLLRGRNVAGVQVRSADGRVETIEAGAVVLATGGLGALFQRTTNADTTSGSGLALAMAAGARTRDLEFVQFHPTAFDGDADGDGARLPLITEALRGAGASLLDHRSRSLMRGHHPLGDLAPRDVVSRRVWDARRDGPVWVDATGLRSGWERAFPTVVETCRARGVDPHTQPIPITAAAHFHMGGVATDPLGRTSLPNLHAVGEVACNGLHGANRLASNSLLEAVVCGRWLGAHLRLAPSRTSRDAFRTVELGDGLEDGALAALRRRLWDAAGPVRTRAALSAAAREMKAMAASGWHARVAHAVLHAALLRPASLGAHWRADA; this is encoded by the coding sequence GTGACGCGGCCCGCGACGCCGCCCGTCGTCGTGGTCGGCGCTGGCGTCGCGGGCCTGAGCGTCGCGCTGTCGGCGGCGCCGCGCGAGGTGGTCCTGCTCGACCCCGGCGAGGCGGGCAGCAGCCGGCTCGCGCAGGGCGGCATCGCCGCCGCGCTGGCGGCGGGCGACAGCGTGCGTGCGCACGTCGCCGACACCTTGCAGGCCGGCGCATTCCACAACGACGAAGCCCTCGCGTGGTCCGTCGTCGGTGCCGCGCCGGATGCCGTCGCGTGGCTGCAGATCATGGGCGTGGCGTTCGATCGCGACGATCACGGGCTGCAGCTCGGGCGCGAAGGCGGGCACGGCGCGCACCGCATCGTGCATGCCGGCGGCGATCGCACCGGCGAGCGTGTCGTCGCCGCACTGCAGGGCCGCGCCGCGCGCGCCGGGCACGTGGAATGGCGTACCGGCGTGCAGGTCGACGGGCTGCTGCTGCGCGGGCGCAACGTCGCCGGCGTGCAGGTGCGCAGCGCCGATGGGCGCGTGGAGACGATCGAAGCGGGTGCGGTCGTGCTCGCGACCGGCGGGCTCGGCGCGCTGTTCCAGCGCACTACGAATGCCGACACGACCAGCGGTTCCGGCCTGGCGCTCGCGATGGCGGCCGGCGCGCGCACGCGCGACCTGGAATTCGTGCAGTTCCATCCCACCGCGTTCGACGGCGATGCCGATGGCGACGGCGCGCGGCTGCCGCTGATCACCGAAGCGCTGCGTGGCGCGGGCGCAAGCTTGCTCGATCACCGCAGTCGTTCGCTGATGCGCGGCCATCACCCGCTCGGCGACCTGGCACCGCGCGACGTGGTGTCGCGCCGCGTGTGGGATGCGCGCCGCGACGGGCCGGTGTGGGTCGATGCGACGGGGCTTCGCAGCGGCTGGGAACGGGCGTTCCCGACCGTCGTCGAGACCTGCCGCGCGCGCGGCGTGGACCCGCACACGCAGCCGATCCCGATCACCGCCGCCGCGCATTTCCACATGGGCGGCGTCGCGACCGATCCGCTCGGGCGCACGTCGCTGCCGAATCTCCATGCCGTCGGCGAAGTCGCCTGCAACGGGCTGCACGGCGCGAACCGGCTCGCAAGCAATTCGCTGCTGGAGGCCGTCGTGTGCGGGCGGTGGCTCGGCGCGCACCTGCGGCTGGCGCCGAGCCGCACGTCGCGCGATGCGTTCCGCACCGTGGAACTGGGCGACGGCCTGGAAGACGGCGCGCTCGCCGCATTGCGACGCCGCCTCTGGGACGCCGCGGGCCCCGTGCGCACGCGCGCGGCGTTGTCCGCCGCCGCGCGCGAGATGAAGGCGATGGCGGCGTCGGGCTGGCATGCGCGCGTGGCGCACGCGGTGCTGCATGCCGCGCTGCTGCGGCCGGCGAGCCTCGGCGCGCACTGGCGCGCGGACGCCTGA